Proteins co-encoded in one Sphingopyxis sp. BE259 genomic window:
- a CDS encoding glycoside hydrolase family 25 protein translates to MATGAIKRKDPASPRGNWRSAIARLLRRVGAAIVLLLLATGLALWWAARWTPDRTLYPTQGVTIDAGNGDVQWGSIKAAGADFAYVMGTDGTRGIDAQFTRNMTAAREAGVQTGAIHRYSLCQLATDQAANFIRHVPRRADALPAVVWLDYDDRCPDRPTRALLLSELATFLAQIEAHMGKRSLIAPGPAFESDYQVTRGIARTIWLRRDFFEPDYAAHPWAMWQANDYVRLTGANGTVGWNVVRPAGEQP, encoded by the coding sequence GTGGCGACGGGGGCAATCAAGCGCAAGGATCCGGCAAGCCCACGCGGCAATTGGCGCAGCGCGATCGCGCGCCTGCTGCGGCGCGTCGGTGCGGCGATTGTGCTGCTGCTGCTCGCCACCGGCCTGGCGCTGTGGTGGGCAGCGCGCTGGACCCCCGACCGAACGCTTTATCCCACCCAAGGGGTGACGATCGACGCGGGCAATGGCGATGTGCAATGGGGATCGATCAAGGCGGCGGGCGCCGATTTTGCCTATGTGATGGGCACCGACGGTACTCGCGGCATCGACGCCCAATTCACCCGCAACATGACGGCCGCGCGCGAGGCGGGGGTGCAGACCGGCGCGATCCACCGTTACAGCCTGTGCCAGCTCGCGACCGATCAGGCGGCCAATTTCATCCGCCACGTCCCGCGCCGCGCCGACGCGCTGCCCGCGGTGGTGTGGCTCGACTATGACGACCGCTGCCCCGACCGCCCAACCCGGGCGCTGCTATTGTCCGAACTCGCGACCTTTCTAGCGCAGATCGAGGCGCATATGGGCAAACGCAGCCTGATTGCTCCCGGCCCGGCGTTCGAAAGTGACTATCAGGTGACGAGAGGTATCGCGCGCACCATTTGGCTGCGCCGCGATTTCTTTGAACCCGATTATGCCGCGCACCCCTGGGCGATGTGGCAGGCGAATGATTATGTGCGCCTGACGGGCGCCAATGGCACCGTCGGCTGGAACGTCGTCCGCCCCGCAGGAGAACAACCATGA
- a CDS encoding replicative DNA helicase: MLDVARLPIAASAGDDRQLPRNIEAEAAFLGAILIDNRVVEDLPVALTPDHFFEPLHGRIFQQTMALIERNSIATPVTLKPYFESDEAMKAVGGPGYLAQLTGSGAGLIGARDFAKQIYDLALLRELAGVGRVLVDNALDTSERVDPQAQIEEAETALYRVAGGEAEMGSVKSFSQASLTALQAAERALNSGGHLSGITTGISSMNAKIGGMHNSDLMILAGRPGMGKTSLATNIAYNAAERFRRDEGDGIPPEKNMGAKVAFFSLEMSADQLATRVLAEQSGVSGEALRMGKISKEQFQQLSRAAQTLQTLPLFIDDTPALTIAGLRTRARRLQRRHGIGLIIVDYLQLLAGSSKSGDNRVQEISEISRGLKTLAKELHVPVMALSQLSRAVEQREDKRPMLSDLRESGSIEQDADMVLFVFREDYYVASREPKRPMEGDDVKIHAAHEEWAAEMERVFGLAEVIVAKSRHGSTGKIRMHFEAKTTKFSDLADESQAFADYE; encoded by the coding sequence ATGCTTGACGTAGCCCGCCTACCGATCGCGGCATCCGCCGGGGATGACCGCCAATTGCCGCGCAATATCGAGGCAGAGGCGGCGTTTCTGGGCGCGATCCTGATCGACAACCGAGTCGTCGAGGATCTGCCCGTCGCGCTGACCCCCGATCATTTTTTCGAACCGCTGCATGGCCGCATTTTCCAGCAGACGATGGCGTTGATCGAACGCAACAGCATCGCGACGCCGGTGACACTGAAACCCTATTTTGAATCTGATGAGGCGATGAAGGCGGTCGGCGGCCCCGGCTATCTGGCGCAGCTGACCGGCAGCGGTGCAGGCCTGATCGGGGCGCGCGACTTTGCCAAGCAGATTTACGACCTCGCGCTGCTGCGCGAACTGGCGGGCGTCGGCCGGGTGCTCGTCGACAACGCCCTTGATACCAGCGAGCGCGTCGATCCGCAGGCGCAAATTGAAGAGGCCGAAACGGCGCTCTACCGCGTCGCTGGCGGCGAGGCCGAGATGGGGTCGGTCAAGAGCTTTAGCCAGGCCAGCCTGACCGCGCTGCAGGCCGCCGAACGCGCGCTCAATTCGGGCGGTCATCTGTCGGGGATCACGACCGGGATTTCGAGCATGAACGCCAAGATCGGCGGTATGCACAACAGCGATTTGATGATCCTCGCCGGACGTCCGGGCATGGGCAAGACCTCGCTCGCCACCAATATCGCCTATAACGCCGCCGAACGCTTTCGCCGCGACGAGGGTGACGGCATTCCGCCGGAAAAAAACATGGGCGCCAAGGTCGCCTTCTTCAGCCTTGAAATGTCTGCCGACCAGCTCGCGACGCGCGTCCTTGCCGAACAATCTGGGGTGTCGGGCGAAGCGCTGCGCATGGGCAAGATCAGCAAGGAGCAGTTTCAGCAACTGTCGCGTGCGGCGCAGACGCTGCAGACCTTGCCGCTGTTCATCGACGACACGCCGGCGCTGACGATCGCGGGGCTGCGGACGCGCGCGCGGCGCTTGCAGCGACGGCACGGCATCGGCCTGATCATCGTCGATTATCTCCAGTTGCTGGCAGGCAGTTCGAAAAGCGGCGACAATCGTGTGCAGGAAATTTCGGAAATTTCACGCGGTTTGAAGACTCTGGCAAAGGAACTTCATGTGCCGGTGATGGCGCTGTCGCAGCTTAGCCGCGCGGTCGAACAACGCGAAGACAAACGGCCGATGCTGTCCGATCTGCGCGAATCGGGCTCGATCGAGCAGGACGCCGACATGGTGCTGTTCGTGTTTCGCGAGGATTATTATGTCGCCTCGCGTGAGCCAAAACGCCCGATGGAGGGCGACGACGTAAAGATTCACGCGGCGCACGAGGAGTGGGCCGCCGAGATGGAGCGTGTCTTTGGTCTTGCCGAAGTGATCGTCGCCAAATCGCGTCACGGTTCGACGGGCAAGATCCGGATGCACTTCGAGGCGAAGACGACGAAGTTCAGCGATCTGGCTGACGAGAGTCAGGCGTTCGCGGATTATGAGTGA
- a CDS encoding UPF0262 family protein: MADADPSRQRIISVELDEGSIVWRNPDVEQERRVAIFDLIEDNKFVPQRGHPDGYAGPYRLMLRVEEGRLIFEISREDGSPLEAIILGLGRFRRPIRDYFAICDSYYQAIKTSTAQQIETVDMARRGLHNEAAEMLMDRLDGKIAVDFDTARRLFTLICVLHIKG; this comes from the coding sequence ATGGCCGACGCAGACCCTTCTCGACAGCGCATCATTTCGGTCGAACTCGACGAGGGTTCGATCGTCTGGCGCAATCCCGATGTCGAACAGGAACGCCGCGTCGCGATTTTCGACCTGATCGAGGATAACAAGTTCGTGCCGCAGCGCGGTCATCCCGATGGTTATGCCGGCCCCTACCGCCTGATGCTGCGCGTCGAAGAAGGCCGCCTGATTTTCGAGATCAGCCGCGAGGACGGCTCGCCGCTCGAGGCGATCATTCTGGGGCTCGGGCGTTTCCGCCGTCCGATCCGCGACTATTTCGCAATCTGCGACAGCTATTATCAGGCGATCAAGACGTCGACCGCGCAACAGATCGAGACCGTCGATATGGCGCGCCGCGGCCTGCACAACGAGGCCGCCGAGATGCTGATGGACCGGCTCGACGGCAAGATCGCGGTCGATTTCGACACCGCACGGCGGCTGTTCACGCTGATCTGCGTCCTCCACATCAAGGGTTGA